The Neoarius graeffei isolate fNeoGra1 chromosome 1, fNeoGra1.pri, whole genome shotgun sequence region ttattaatttttatatAATAATTTAAGCATGAGTTGATGTAGTTGATGTTTTGGGTACATTTACAAAAATAGTTCAAATATGTATTTTTATattcatatttatttttatattcttGTTTGCTTCAGGCAGTGTTGCAGATAATATTGGGCCAGCAGACAAAGATACCAACATTGTGGggaaagaaacagacactgttactctgaaatgttcataTCAGTCAAGCAGCAATGACATTTGGCTTCACTGGTACAAACATTATCCTAACAGCGCACCGCAGTTTTTACTGCTTAAAGGCGCAAAGTCACGAAGTTCTTCTAATTACAACCCCACTGGCTCTCGATTCAAGGCAGAAACATCCTCAGACTCGACTGAACTTACTATTAAAAATCTACAGATCTCAGATTCTGCACTCTATCACTGCGCTCTTCAAGCAGCAGCACAGTAATACAGAGTCAGTGAGAGGCTGTACAAAAACATAACATTTGTAAAAACCACAGAAGGTGAAAGATACTTCCTTTACCAACTTATCAGTTAACCATAGATGCAAACAAAAGCGATAACGCAACTGAAATAAATGGAAAATAAATGTAAGAAGTTATGAACTACAATACATTAATCAGAGTAACTTTTTAAATATACATTTTTCATGCTCAAGAATGTATTTTAATGACACTACCAGAACCATGAAGGTCTGGTGTTACTGGTGGAAACGATGTGTAAATAAATTAATTGACTTTTTCTGGTCAGTTTTCCCCATGATtaacttcattcattcatgtgtttATTATGCATGTACAGTACATATAAATGTTACTTTGCAGTATGTGAGCTCAGGTAATGGACCTTGAGGAACACCCTGAACAGATGTGAGTTTGTCCCCTCAGATTTTTTAAACTGAgaactcaataaaaaaaaaacacacatttgtAAGTCAGACTAACTCCCCTGTGTAATGACTGAGAACTTGATATAGAATTTAGAGTTAATGAAACTTTGCTCAAGCACAATTTAATTGGATGTAACATACACATTGATAAAGTACAGGGAACTTTAAACACTAGTTCCTATAACAAactgctacccccccccccccccccacacacacacacacacacacacacaaagttttgTGAACTTTCAATTAATAATTTGAGTTTCTGTCCAAAAGTTTCTGTCCAAAATAGcatgagtaaaaaaataaaaataactggtTGTCACAGGAAAGGAGTAAAAATATATGAATTCATTATCTTTTAGTACTGTAGTGTATTTTATTGTTGATGTTTTTTTTCCGTATATTTTTAGGATGTTAAATAAACAGACTGAATAAATAAAATTCTCATTTGCAATATGAGATGAAGCAGAGTTGTCATGAATATGAATaaatatgagtgggtggagcaacaTGTCGAGACATCAGAGAAAATCTCAAACGTACAACACAGGCATCTATTTCTAAAGCTAGAGGTCTGAACTAAACACTCAGAATAACGATGTTACTCCTCTTAGTTTTCTTCAGTATCACTGATATTGGTAAGTCATATACATTACacatgaaataattatttttatcaTTAAGAAGCACAATTTCTGTATGAATAGCTTCATTTATGATGAACATTTCACAATATTATTATAATGTATTTCTAACAGAGGCTGCCGACAACAGCATTAAATCAGACCAAACTAATGTATTTTCAACTGAAGGCAGCAACACCACACTGTCCTGCACATATACTGGATATACTGGAACAGATAACAGACTCCACTGGTATCGACAAAAACCTGGATCAAGACCTGAGTTTCTGCTGCTGATTCTTGAAAGCAGTGGAAGTGTCATACACACTCAACCCCCTCATCCACGACTGTCCATCAAACTTGATAAAACGAGTAagaaagtggatctgctcatctcctctgctgcagtgacagactctgcactgtactactgcgctctggggcccacagtgacaggaaacccaactacactgtacaaaaagcaCTACACATGACTGGAACAGAGTCATGCTTTTCTCACAAGATGGAGCTCTTTACATGTTTACCCTCACTTCTTCATGATGTCAGTTTAACCATCATTTTTGCTCTGACGTTGCAGTAATACGTTATTTTAAGGAAGACAATATTGGAGGTAAACTAATGTCTTATTATTTGTAGAATAAAGCCCAAACGTCACAATTATTTAGTCTTTATTCATAAAACCCTGTATTGCTTTATAATTATAACTACAATATGTTTCCTATATTCTGAAATAGGCCTTAAATTATCACTAGAGCTAAAAAGCACAAAACAAGTTTTCAATAAGTTCATATACATCCCACTTTCTGAAGTCAAGATCCTGCAGAGTCCAAATTTTACAATGATATTTGTgtgttagcttttttttttaatccacagtGATTTTAGACAGTGAGGTGTGTTTTAGTGAAATGAAGTCATTATTTAGAATTTCTTATTTCTATTAGCCTGGTGGATACACAGTACAAATATAGTCAGGAACAGCTATTACATATTACATCACCCCATGCCTGGTATTTACTTGAAGAAGaagagaa contains the following coding sequences:
- the LOC132884496 gene encoding uncharacterized protein LOC132884496, with translation MLLLLVFFSITDIEAADNSIKSDQTNVFSTEGSNTTLSCTYTGYTGTDNRLHWYRQKPGSRPEFLLLILESSGSVIHTQPPHPRLSIKLDKTSKKVDLLISSAAVTDSALYQYTFFPMTGDSMADTIQPLVTHTVKNEGNEVTLSCSYKGFSGSVYSLHCGSLSPNTSPRISAKLNKDKKQVDLLISSAAVSDSALYYCALQPTVTANRTALYKDFHTVLLY